DNA sequence from the Drosophila sechellia strain sech25 chromosome 3L, ASM438219v1, whole genome shotgun sequence genome:
AGAGACGCCAACACCCTCGTCACAGGCTAGTCCTTACGCAGCGACAGAGTTCGTACCTCAATGCCATCTTTAGTTATGATATTGATCAGTACAGAGTCGCCGGTGTAGATGTCGCGCTCAGCGGCCGAGATAAAGGTGTCGGAGGCAACGCTCACGGCCCGATCCTTGGTCAACTTGATCTTGTCGGCGTCTTCCAAGTTCATGTTCTTGTGACCAATCTGGTTGTCCAGCACCGGTTGCAGCAGGGTGCCGGCAGTGCCGCCAGCGCGGTATGTAGCCTTCTCGCAGTGACCGATGGGATCGTAGGAGTAGACGACGCCCTTGCCCTCGTTGTCGATACCGGCCAGAATGTTCGACACGTAGTACGGAAAGAAGCGGCGATTGTACATGGCGATGGAGAGCATCTGGGCCACAGCCTCAGTGGTCATGGTGCGCAGATGGGTATGCTCGTAGCTCTGCATGCGCACCTTCATCGATCCGGTCAACGAGAGCGTGTCCGCCCAGCAGCCTGTGGAACCCAACACTGTCTGGGGAGACAGTTTAAAGAGTTTGCTCTGCGTTCGCGAGTGAATGTTGTAGCCGCTGCTCAGGCGGGTGTCCGCTGCAATTACGGCGAAGTCATCTCCAGCGATGGCCACAATGGAGCTGCAAGCAGGGAATATTCCGGTTAGATGGAGACATTCTGCCGCATCTAGATTCCGCTGGGAAATAGCAACTCACCCGCCATTGGACTCGTAGGGCGAGAAATCAGGATGTTTCATGCCGGGCACCTGGTAGTCCGGGAATTGCTCAAAGCCCAATCTGCTCATGTTTTGTGCTGAAATTCACCAATTAACTCGCCAAGTAAAAAACGAACGAAATGATTTGCAAGTTTGCAAGCGGCTAACCAAAATCACAAAATCAGTGTGACCGTTGTTGAACAACGGACCGAGCCTGCTTAAACGTTATCGATAGGAATACGTAGGTTTGGGATATTTATTAGCAGGAAGTATTTATTTactaaaaatgttaaatttaacatatagtataaataaaataacaatattaaaCATAAGAAATAATTCCAATTTGTAGAATACCAAATATATACATTCAGATACCATTAATGAAACGCTAAACTATATTTGATTAAAATGTACATTTTAATGAacagttcggtaattttcaaCAATCTTTGGATAAAATTAGGGCAAATGTTTGTTTTAAGCTATAGCGGCCAGGTTTTCAATACGTTCTCTTTGCAACTGCCCACGATTCTTCTCCACCAACGCCTTGACGTCATAAAACCATTTACCTGCGGAGAAATGTAAAAACTTCAGAAAAATGTACAAACCCAGAGAAAGAAACTATTTACCAATGCTGGTGTTTTGCAGACAATCCTTGAACGTCTGACACCCCTCCATGCTCGAAAGCACGCCGAAAACCGAAAGATCAGCCAGACTGGGCTGTTTTCCGCCAATGAATTTCGTGTTCCTCTTTTTTAGCTCAGTGGTCCACTGGTCAAGAGCATCATACATGTGCGACCTGACGTCGTCGGTGAGGGCGTGACGGCGCTTCAGCATCTTGGCAATGGCCCACATGGCGGTGGCACCACAGTAAACCATCAGGTCGCGCTCCCATTTGGGGAAGTGAACGTCCCACTCGCCAGCTTGCGAGAACCACTCAAAAGTCTCTAGGGACTCGCCCATGGTCTGATAACAGTTGGGCGATATTAGGTGCACCAGGTGGCTGTCGGCCCAGCTTCTCCACTTGCGATCGGTTCTAAGAACAGACACTCAAGGTTAAAAGTTTTGCTGCGGGAATACTTAACCCTGGTTAACTTACTCCTCCGTTTCCTTGGACACTCCCTTGGGCGTATGCTCGCGATACATGAGGAAGTACTTATTCAATATATCGTTCTTCTTTTTGCCATCATCGTCAAAAAAGGAGGTGTGCGGATAGAACTGTGCTAGCTCGCCGATGTCCGTGCGCCTGTCCTGCAGGTGGGTGGCTATAAGGGATATGATGGCACTTGAGTCCACCATCTGTACGTATTTGCCGTCCTGCTGCCGGATGAGAACCATCGGCACCTTCTTCACCGACGACCATCGGATGTCCTGCCGTAGGACGGCATCCACTTCGACCACCGCATAGGAGATGCCCATATAGTCGAGGAAAGCGCGCACCTTGCAACAGAAGGGACACGTCTGGAACTGGAACAGCACAATGTCCAGACCGGACGTGTCCTTGGGGTTGACATAGCGCTTGGTTATCCGCACTCCTGCCGGAATCCCGTCCAGCCGCGTCGGCTTCGTCTCCTCATGCTCCTTGTGCGAGCTGCCGTCTGTCCACCGCTGGTACATCGTGTACACCGATCCGGTGGCCGCACCCACGGTGGCCCCCAAAATTGCGAGCTTGAAAGTTCCATTTGGCTTCTtcctgcctccgccgttttccaCCGCCACTGCAAACTGGCGGCGTGCAAATGCAGAATCCGGACTCTGTTTACGGGTCAACAGGCGCAAGGCGCCGCCTCCGCTTGCTGCCGGCGGTGGTCGGATGCCTGCCAGGACGGTGGCAGACGCTAGTCGAATACATGACATAATTCGCACCTTTGTTTTGACTTTTACTTAATATTATGCAAAAACTTGCGACTTATCAGCCGCGACTAGGAGACCAGTGTGTAAAATACCAAAACTTTTGTAGGGCATCGAAATATACCAAAAAGTTTTGAATATACCGTAAACGGTTACCTTTAATAATGTGTTGGGGATGGGAGATTTATTTACCTAGTGTTAAACTTTatgaaatgtaattaaaaatgcaggtaattgaaattaaataaaatcaagcGGAGATTTTGTGCAAGCTTTTAGATACTTGCCGTTAAAAAACTAACAACCTCTAGACTTTGCCCTAAACAAGTTATCGATAGTTGTCACCAGAACTGTTGGCAAGCAATACCATCTCTACCCaatacaaaaaacaaactttttgtagttgttttttttgtgtaatCCTCGCgaattttgtttataaacaataCTAGCGCAGCGATGTCGGCTTCCGCGGACAGTCTGGCCGCCGCCGCATCCCTGGACAAGTACGGCGACGAGGACATCTTCAGCTTGCTAATCCGCTACGGACTTTATGTGGGTGCCCTCTTCCAGTTCGTTTGCATTTCGGCCGCAGTATTGATGGAGAATAACCCGGATAGCCAAAGTAATCCGGAGACTGGCGAAGTAACAGAGCGGGAAGGCGAGCCGGTCCGCACGCGCATGCACAAGATTCGGAAGCTGGAGAAGAAGAAGCGACGATAGATGTAGCCATCCTTAATCCATAGCTAGCCTAAGAACTCTCGAATGCATTTATTAAAGTAGAAACCTGTACACATTTGAAAAATCCTTTATGGGATTCCTACAGCAGGCTAAGTCCTAGAATGGATTAGCTACTCCTTTAGGCACACCTTGAAACGTGATTTGGAATCTCTTTTGGTTTCGCTGGCATTCCTAGCGTGTGAATCATCTCCCCAGCCCTTGATCGACGTTTTTTTGGGTGAGGTTGCCGCCCTGGCACGATTTTTTGCACATGACTCAGGGGGAAAGCTTCACGCCCCCTGAGAAAACCACCGCCTACAGTGGAAAAACGGCTGATTTGTTTGGCTGTTATCTTTAATTTGggaataatataaattataataatcgtATAGTTATTATGTTGCTTGCAATGTTGTtgtttcttgtttgttttactTCCCTTTTAACTATGTACGTaggcatgtgtgtgtgtgttgaatgctttctctctctctttttctttctcttgatctttctatatatatatatcagtgTATATATAGTAGAGTCCATGCCGAAGGATGCACAGACAATTATCActatgaattattattatttttatgcagTATTTAGTTTTCGTTCTTTTCATGAATTTTGCGTGgaattacatttttaagtCAAAACTCATTCTTAatcttcagtttttttttgggggcgcaaaaggggcgtggcaggtcgAGGCGGTGAAGGGATATCTCGTTTCAAAAACGATCAAATTTCAAATACAACAACGAGTTAAATGGACATCGAAAAAACGGTCTGAAAGGGAAGGGGGATTACATAGCTGAGGATCGACGGATGGTTAAACATATCTGTGTAATAGGATAGTGGATCTCTAGGCCCAGAATGTCTAAATGTGGCTATGTTAAATTCGAAACTCTCGGTAcagttttgtttttcggccttACGCTATTTACTCGTactttttcttgttttctaATTCGCTTTATCGTTATTTTTATCATTATCATcagtgttgtttttgttgttgtctaaattattttttagttACTCACAAGTGTAGAGTCATCATCGTCACAAAATatagtatataatatatatttgcttTAACCCACACACAAAACATGTTCACATCCTGCTAACCCACCATCGCTCTCCCTGCTTCCGTATCGATCGCTTCTGGCTACGGTCCTTTTGCCCCCGGGACGCTGGAGTTGGAGGTGAAGTTGGAGCCGAGGTGGAGGTCCAACTAAGCCTCGGGCAGCGGCTTCAGCTCCTTTATCTGCTTGATCAGATAGGCCTTCTCGTCGTTGAACTGCTCGTCCTCGGAGCGATCCGTGTGGAAGTTGGTCAGGAAGTCGACCAGCTTGGTCTGGTTGCGCAGCAGGATGTCCAGAATGGGCTTCGGCTTGTTGGGATTGGCCACGAACACCTTGAAGACGTGAAACGCCTCGAACTGAATGTTGCGCGACTTTTCCTTGAGCATGTTCATCATTAACTTCAGGTTCTCCGGCTCGGATATGTAGCGCGTCATCACGGTGAAGTTGTGCCGGTCCAGCAGCAGTTCCCCAAGCAGCTTCAAGCTCTGACGCCGCGTCACATAGTTCTCCGAGTTGAGCAGGCGCTGGTAGTGCTGCGAGAAGAACTTGTCGTAGTTGGCGTCCAGGAACTCCGCGCACAGCAGCTTGTGGCGCGTGAGCAGCTCCTTGAACGTAGAAAAGGCATCGCTGGCAATGTCAAAGGTGGAAACCTCCACATAGCGGAAGAACTTGAAGAACTCATCCGAGTGCAGCATGATCTTGGCCAGCGCCTCGTACCGGGCGCACTCCCTCAGCATGGTACCGGAGTTCAGTGCGATCTCCGGATGCGCATCTTCGTAGCCGGCCATCAGGGTGAACAGGATCTCCGGCTTCGTACATATATACTCGACGGTGGGCGAACGGGTGCCAATCTGGCGGCGCAGCACATTATTGAAAATAAGCGCCACATGCTTCTTGCCCTCGAAGTCGATGCGGTGCAGGTTCTggatgagcagcagcagcaggttgCTGTTGTACAGCTCCTGAGACAGCTGGGCCACCACATAGTCCGCCGGCGGCTCGGCATCGCTGCTACCGTACAGCATGTTCTTGATCGAGACCAGGTTCTTGCTGACGTCCTCCTGCGCCTTCTCCACCTTGCGGTCGCCCGCCTCTAGGGCGTTGATCGCCTCCTTCAACGATTTGACCAGCTCCACTGGCGACTTCTGTGACTTCCCGAACAGTGGCATTTCGCTGTCTCACTCGCTGTTTCACTCGAAATGGGATTTGGACGTGGATTTGGATTGGGATTTTGTTGCGGATGTGGTTGTCGTTGTGGTTTAGTTAGCCTGTCGATGATGTCTCGTACTTTCTGCCGATTATCCTGCTGTTCGGGGACCTTCGAGTGATGGCTTTGTGGTCGTTCTGACTGTTGCCCAATTAACGACGGCGAAGTCGCGGAAAACAATGCTTGGCAATATTATCACGGTGgaatattctattattatatattatttttttcttgtCTTCTTCCAGGGATGAACAATTTCGATTGGCCGACGTTTCGATAGACCGTCGGCTCGATACAAGTATCGCATTGATGACGGGCAGTGTTGTAAAGGCTCGTTAGCTAAGCACGACactaaaattgaattttaaattaaaaaattaccAATCCTTtttaaaattcgaaaattgtaaaatttttaacaaaCTTTTCTTTATAGccgtaaaaataaaacaaattaattgtttgtTGCTTTTCAATAATAGGGTAATCTAAAAAAGGAAAGAAGCATTGTCTTCATTAATTTGTTCCCCTAAAATGGcgaaataacaaataataataaattggtatttaatacaaatatatgtttaaaggtttcaaaaaataaatacccAACGCCCAGTTCATCCCGCTAAAACATGGGAGTTTGAATTCTTTAAATATCGTTTTATTTCTCATTGAAGTACTTTGTTTTTGATCCGATTTCGTTTTAGATATTATTCTTAAGCGCTTATCTCAGGCGCTTGGTGTATTATAGAAGTTACAGaaatatatttgtgtatatacTGGGAAactttttgcttttgcctCGCCAGCTGTGTTGgccatttttgtttctttttgacATTTATTCGATTCGGGGCCAAGGAAGAGGACTTTTCGGGTTACAGGGAAAGGCATAAGTTTATTGTATGCACATCAATATATGTAATTATATCTGTAGGTTTGACCGCCCTGCATATTATCGCAGACTGCCCCACGCCTCACTGTCTCGATTCGTTTACTttgaaataaatgtttttggtttcgtttttgttcttttttttttttaatttttatgtgaTTTTTGTTTACGTATAAAAGTTGTTTAAAATCCTTGAAAATATCAGATAATAATTACACTCGGTTGTGTAATGCGTCTTAAAAGCATTTCGATGCGCTTCGTTCTCGAACATAGATTAAACATAAATCAATATAGTCTTTGCCACTAAACATATCAATTTGAGTAGTAGTAGTTGTAATTATcagttaataataatatctttGGGCTTCGCTACTGTGTATGCAATGGTTACGCCGAGCACATATAGATCATGATCATagacatatatgtatactGCGGGGCTTAAAACACACGATCGAAAAGAAGTCGCGCCTACGCATTTCGAAGAAGTATCCAGTTCCTTTCCGTTTTCATTTTCTCAAAGGGGTGTTTTGTGGTCGttaaatgtataatataatataatataatatcttTATCTTTATCTTTTTATCTTGTAGAAGTATGTAAATGTATAGgtataataaaacattttacgactagtatatgtaaatatatgtatgtatatgtatatatgcattgCGTTTTCTTCGTAATTACTAAGTTTATTGAGATATTCTATGAATATATTTCCTTTCATTCTTAAGCCATGTCTTGTGTCTTTCTATGTATATAAAACAAACGAAGCGCGAATACGTTTGAAGGGGTGATTGGATAGGGGGGAAGGGGGTTGAGTGGGTGGGAGGTGTGCCCTCACTTTACAATTAAAAACAAGGATACTCCCGCGAGACCTTACCCAAATTTGCTTAGCAACTCATTGTTTaatgatttcatttcatatcatttctgttttgttttgttttcggttttctgGAAGCGTTCGTCGGGGCTCTACAGAGATCTGACTAGATATATATGggtatatataatagaaactacTACTACACGCTACCAAGTACGATACATAGTGTCCTCCTCCGATTTTAGTTGCTGCTATTGCTAATGTAGTTGTCATTTCTTCTTCGCTGGGCTTGAAATTCCGTTTCCTGTTTCTCCTCCTCCTGTTTCCGGCCTACTAGCTTCGCTTCCATTTCCGTTTACGGTTCCGCTTCCACGGGGGATGGTGTGGTAGGATGATTGGGTCTACAAATTGGGGCCCGATCACTTGCGCTTGATGAAGTTACCCTCGGCATCCAGCCAGATGCCCTGATGTTGGTCGGACGCGTCCATCCCCCGTCTTATCATTTACCTGTTAAGCGCATTGGAGATCTGACGCAGCGATTGACCGACTTCGGCCACCAGGCGTTCGTTGTCCTGGACGTTCTTGCTGCCGGCGGAGCGCAAGTGCTGCGACTGTGCTTCCACCCTCGTGACCAGCTCCCGGAACTGGAACTTGGAGTGCGGCGGCATCGCACCGTTCTCCGCGAAGATCACGCACGAATTGTGCAGGATGTTGAGCTTGTCACTCAGCTGCAGCCACTGAGATCCAGCGATGGCATTCACCGGATGCTTGAGCGAGCCCTCTAGCAGGCCAACCAGCTCCAGAATGCTCTCCCGTGATATCTGGGTGGAGCTGGCGGAGCTGGCTGGTTCGGTCAATTTGGCAATAGGCGTGGCGTAGATGGTTAGCTTTGTTGGCTTGTGCGGCACCGCTGGCTTTTGCTGGATCTGTGGCTTCTGCTCGTACAGCGACTGGGTCATGTCTGCTGCTCCTTGGCCTCCCGATCCCAGGCCTTCCGTGTGCGACTGCTCCTCGTCATCTGCGAAGAGTTGCGTTGAATGAGAGGTTTTTATTGTGCTGCtggcctgctgcctgctggtGCAATCTCTACTAGAGGTGCTAATGGATGTGGTGGAGGAGTTGGAGGTGGTGCAGTTCGGGGGCGGTGGTGGAGGGGCAGCCGGTGGCGGCTTGTTGCCCAGTTTGGCTGGAAGAGTGCCAGCCGTATTGATGGCCCCCGATTTCATGCCATACTTGGGAGACAGTTGAGCAGTCTGTGTTCCGCCGCCATTTACCACCGGCTGTTGCTGAAGGATCGTGCTGGTGGCATAATCCGACGCCGGTGGCTGCTGCTCCCACAGTTTCTTTAAGCTATTAATACTACCTGTGCTTCGTCGCTTGCCGAGATCGCCCTCGCCCGTTGCTCCCGCATCCGCCTCCACATTGGAGTTGGTTACATCGATTTTGATTTCAGTCTTTTGCATGGCCTGCGAGAACTTCTTGCTGCTGTCCTCCTTCCGATTCAAAGTGCCCGTTGTATTGCAGTTGGCATTGTTGGCTACGGCTacaggagctggagctggagctgccGGCTCCTTCTCCTTGTCCACCCGGCGCAGATGAGCCTTGAAGTCGATAATAGTACTTGCCGGCTCCGCCTTGGGCATTGGCGCGCTCATCTTTTTGGGTTCGACTTTCTTCAGCTGAGCCTTGAATCCGGACCCAGTACCATTGCCGTTGGTcagcttttgctgctgctgcggcggcgaCTTTGGCAGGTTCATACTCTCGGCTAGTTCGGTGACAAGCAGGGAGACAGGGTCCACGACAGCGATGCCCGAGCCGTTGGCCAGATGTGAGGCCGGAGCAGATTCCTTGCCGGCGGCCTTGATTTCGGTGATTAGCTTTTCCTTGAGATCTTCGGGTGGACTGCCCAGCGAGCTGCAGGAGTCGGTGGAGGGCTCTCGTTTTCTCAGAGAGACACCAAATCTGGAGCTGGCCTCCTCCACACTGGGAGCTATGTTACTAACATCGTTGTGGCTACTGTCGTTGTTGTTTGATCCGTTTCCATTGCTTATGTTGCCATTGTTTGGTAGCTGGGCATGCAAGTGCTGCTGGATGGCCTGCACAGCGCTCTCCGGCgccggcggaggaggtggtggtcCGCCCTCGAATTCCTCGGGCGGCGGAGGCAAGTCCAACGGCGGCGGTGGAAACTCAAGGTTGGCCAGAGCTGGCTGGACTCCTGAAGCCAATCCCGAGGCACTACGCTTGGGTGAGCTACTGGAACCGCCCGCCCGGAAGGAGGAGAACGTCATCATGGTGCCTTCGGTAGTGGTGCGATGACGCTGAAGCTTGTTTAAGCTGGCAGCCGCATTATTTTGCATGGTCACACCGCCCGACGAGTTGCTCCTGATCATTTGCTGTGGCGGAATGGGGCTGGCCTTCGGATTAAGTCTGGCAGACGGAGGCGTGGCGTGTCCATTGGCTGGTGGCAGTGAAGGAGCCGTTGCCggaagaggaggagcagcCTCAGTGCTATCCTCAAGGCTGTCCAGATAGGCACCGATTCTGGCACCCTTTGGTAGTGTGCCGTAGCGGTTCACCACCTGCTTGACATTCATCACCTCGAGCGCACCCACAGTGATGGGATGGGCACTGGTTAAAACGCCGTTGTTGCCATGATGCGGTTGAGTTGATGGCGGTCCTGGACCCGGAGCCTGTGGATGGTGCTGGGATCGCTTGCTCTGCCGGGTCTCTAGTCCTCGGTTACCCATCACGGGTGTTCCAGTCGGCCGCTTGAAGGAGCTGTGCTGCTGCGAGGATCGAGGACCTatgcctcctcctcctcctccgctgTGAAGAGAGTGCTGCATCTTGTTGGTGGCCGGAGCAGCTATCACTTGGCTCAGACTCTGCTCCAGACTATCGCCCGTGGCATCTGTGTCCGGGTCGCCTGCCGGATCTGTTTCGGAGTCGTACCGCTGCGTCAAACTGTTGATGTCCCGGGCTAGTCCTGCCAAAGTAAATGGTTAAATGTGAACGATTAGGTTGGAATCAATGCATAATGCTTGGTTAATAGAATGCGTCGTGCCAGGTGCTTGATGCTGGGTGGTATTAATGGTCAGTGATGGGAAATACCTTCTAAATCTtagaattaattaaaattgtatttatatcTCGGTAAAGAAAAACTGGAGTTTATTAAAAGCACCGAACTATATAGGTACTTCCCATCACTAACACTTGGGTATGGGTTAATCCTGACCAAAGTCTTGtggtgtgtatgtgtgcgttgATGTTTGTCGAGCGAGTAAAACTAGAAAACACCAAATTatcaactaaaaatatatataatataaccTTGAAAGGATGCTTTACAGCTAGTTTTCAATGATTTCTTAAAATTGAGTTTTAATATTCTTAGAGTCCATTCTATTTTAGATAATATATGTAGGATCCATAGTTTGACAGCCCtacaaaaatttgaaaataactAAGATCACAAGATAAGTTAAACACGAGATTATACGTTAAAGAATACGAACATTATTGACTTTCAAGGATATAAACCAAATGATAGTTAAAATAATCATAACTAAAAAAACACAACATAATATAAGcaggcaaaaaacaaaaataaaagcaataaaataacaaacaataCCAAAGAATATAATAAGTGGGAAGATGGTTAGAGAAACatcaaatgaaaaatgttaatGCTCAGAGATCAGACAGAAAAAAGAAGTTACATTAGGAAATCATCGACACGAATATAACTTCTTAACAACTAAATTTAGAATATTACCAACGCAGAAATCAACTATGAAGGACTTACACAATGAACAACCAATAAATGCAGAAACTTATGTAAGTACTAACAAACCAATTACaattaaacataaacaatTAACACAAATCAAATAACACAGGAaccaaaatataatttttgaatAGGAGACTTTCGCTATGGACTCCGGTTACAAAATACCTCGAAATAGGATGTCGTAAAGAAAACTACTGCAGGAGGACGATTTCTTAATGGAAtactgttgttgtttctgctgttgatgtggttgttgttgtactGACAATGGtactgtttgttgttgttgttgtacggactgttgttgttgttgttgttgtgtacGTATTTGGTGTGTATGTTGGGTTGGAATTTGGGTCTTGAAATTTCTTGAGAGGGTCTGGCTGAAATAGTTGGCAGTTTTCAATTTGTGTATACCATTCGTGCTGAGGTCGTCGATGAAATTGCATCTGGCGTTGGCTGGATCCTCCTCGCGATAAGTGGAGTCCCGACTGCTCGAGAGCAggctataaatatattaaaattagaTGATTAACTTTTGGTGGGCTTGCCATTGATCCAAGCTCCTCTTCTTGGGCTTTTCCCCGTCATAAATGGCTTTACTTGAACAGCTCGTTCTGATCCACACATCCAGAGAAGTTGTCGTCTTACCTGGTTCGCTTAGGTGGGGCGGGCGCCTGTTTGCCCTGCTTGTTGGTGGTGCGACGCATCTGGACAT
Encoded proteins:
- the LOC6605990 gene encoding tyrosine-protein kinase Abl isoform X8; the protein is MGAQQGKDRGAHSGGGGSGAPVSCIGLSSSPVASVSPHCISSSSGVSSAPLGGGSTLRGSRIKSSSSGVASGSGSGGGGGGSGSGLSQRSGGHKDARCNPTVGLNIFTEHNEALLQSRPLPHIPAGSTAASLLADAAELQQHQQDSGGLGLQGSSLGGGHSSTTSVFESAHRWTSKENLLAPGPEEDDPQLFVALYDFQAGGENQLSLKKGEQVRILSYNKSGEWCEAHSDSGNVGWVPSNYVTPLNSLEKHSWYHGPISRNAAEYLLSSGINGSFLVRESESSPGQRSISLRYEGRVYHYRISEDPDGKVFVTQEAKFNTLAELVHHHSVPHEGHGLITPLLYPAPKQNKPTVFPLSPEPDEWEICRTDIMMKHKLGGGQYGEVYEAVWKRYGNTVAVKTLKEDTMALKDFLEEAAIMKEMKHPNLVQLIGVCTREPPFYIITEFMSHGNLLDFLRSAGRETLDAVALLYMATQIASGMSYLESRNYIHRDLAARNCLVGDNKLVKVADFGLARLMRDDTYTAHAGAKFPIKWTAPEGLAYNKFSTKSDVWAFGVLLWEIATYGMSPYPGIDLTDVYHKLEKGYRMERPPGCPPEVYDLMRQCWQWDATDRPTFKSIHHALEHMFQESSITEAVEKQLNANATSASSSAPSTSGVATGGGATTTTAASGCASSSSATASLSLTPQMVKKGLSGGQSLTPNAHHNDPHQQQASTPMSETGSTSTKLSTFSSQGKGNVQMRRTTNKQGKQAPAPPKRTSLLSSSRDSTYREEDPANARCNFIDDLSTNGLARDINSLTQRYDSETDPAGDPDTDATGDSLEQSLSQVIAAPATNKMQHSLHSGGGGGGIGPRSSQQHSSFKRPTGTPVMGNRGLETRQSKRSQHHPQAPGPGPPSTQPHHGNNGVLTSAHPITVGALEVMNVKQVVNRYGTLPKGARIGAYLDSLEDSTEAAPPLPATAPSLPPANGHATPPSARLNPKASPIPPQQMIRSNSSGGVTMQNNAAASLNKLQRHRTTTEGTMMTFSSFRAGGSSSSPKRSASGLASGVQPALANLEFPPPPLDLPPPPEEFEGGPPPPPPAPESAVQAIQQHLHAQLPNNGNISNGNGSNNNDSSHNDVSNIAPSVEEASSRFGVSLRKREPSTDSCSSLGSPPEDLKEKLITEIKAAGKESAPASHLANGSGIAVVDPVSLLVTELAESMNLPKSPPQQQQKLTNGNGTGSGFKAQLKKVEPKKMSAPMPKAEPASTIIDFKAHLRRVDKEKEPAAPAPAPVAVANNANCNTTGTLNRKEDSSKKFSQAMQKTEIKIDVTNSNVEADAGATGEGDLGKRRSTDDEEQSHTEGLGSGGQGAADMTQSLYEQKPQIQQKPAVPHKPTKLTIYATPIAKLTEPASSASSTQISRESILELVGLLEGSLKHPVNAIAGSQWLQLSDKLNILHNSCVIFAENGAMPPHSKFQFRELVTRVEAQSQHLRSAGSKNVQDNERLVAEVGQSLRQISNALNR
- the LOC6605990 gene encoding tyrosine-protein kinase Abl isoform X7, producing MGAQQGKDRGAHSGGGGSGAPVSCIGLSSSPVASVSPHCISSSSGVSSAPLGGGSTLRGSRIKSSSSGVASGSGSGGGGGGSGSGLSQRSGGHKDARCNPTVGLNIFTEHNGTKHSSFRGHPGKYHMNLEALLQSRPLPHIPAGSTAASLLADAAELQQHQQDSGGLGLQGSSLGGGHSSTTSVFESAHRWTSKENLLAPGPEEDDPQLFVALYDFQAGGENQLSLKKGEQVRILSYNKSGEWCEAHSDSGNVGWVPSNYVTPLNSLEKHSWYHGPISRNAAEYLLSSGINGSFLVRESESSPGQRSISLRYEGRVYHYRISEDPDGKVFVTQEAKFNTLAELVHHHSVPHEGHGLITPLLYPAPKQNKPTVFPLSPEPDEWEICRTDIMMKHKLGGGQYGEVYEAVWKRYGNTVAVKTLKEDTMALKDFLEEAAIMKEMKHPNLVQLIGVCTREPPFYIITEFMSHGNLLDFLRSAGRETLDAVALLYMATQIASGMSYLESRNYIHRDLAARNCLVGDNKLVKVADFGLARLMRDDTYTAHAGAKFPIKWTAPEGLAYNKFSTKSDVWAFGVLLWEIATYGMSPYPGIDLTDVYHKLEKGYRMERPPGCPPEVYDLMRQCWQWDATDRPTFKSIHHALEHMFQESSITEAVEKQLNANATSASSSAPSTSGVATGGGATTTTAASGCASSSSATASLSLTPQMVKKGLSGGQSLTPNAHHNDPHQQQASTPMSETGSTSTKLSTFSSQGKGNVQMRRTTNKQGKQAPAPPKRTSLLSSSRDSTYREEDPANARCNFIDDLSTNGLARDINSLTQRYDSETDPAGDPDTDATGDSLEQSLSQVIAAPATNKMQHSLHSGGGGGGIGPRSSQQHSSFKRPTGTPVMGNRGLETRQSKRSQHHPQAPGPGPPSTQPHHGNNGVLTSAHPITVGALEVMNVKQVVNRYGTLPKGARIGAYLDSLEDSTEAAPPLPATAPSLPPANGHATPPSARLNPKASPIPPQQMIRSNSSGGVTMQNNAAASLNKLQRHRTTTEGTMMTFSSFRAGGSSSSPKRSASGLASGVQPALANLEFPPPPLDLPPPPEEFEGGPPPPPPAPESAVQAIQQHLHAQLPNNGNISNGNGSNNNDSSHNDVSNIAPSVEEASSRFGVSLRKREPSTDSCSSLGSPPEDLKEKLITEIKAAGKESAPASHLANGSGIAVVDPVSLLVTELAESMNLPKSPPQQQQKLTNGNGTGSGFKAQLKKVEPKKMSAPMPKAEPASTIIDFKAHLRRVDKEKEPAAPAPAPVAVANNANCNTTGTLNRKEDSSKKFSQAMQKTEIKIDVTNSNVEADAGATGEGDLGKRRSTDDEEQSHTEGLGSGGQGAADMTQSLYEQKPQIQQKPAVPHKPTKLTIYATPIAKLTEPASSASSTQISRESILELVGLLEGSLKHPVNAIAGSQWLQLSDKLNILHNSCVIFAENGAMPPHSKFQFRELVTRVEAQSQHLRSAGSKNVQDNERLVAEVGQSLRQISNALNR